In a genomic window of Gadus chalcogrammus isolate NIFS_2021 chromosome 17, NIFS_Gcha_1.0, whole genome shotgun sequence:
- the si:cabz01007807.1 gene encoding uncharacterized protein si:cabz01007807.1, protein MNKEAVTLTRFTDRTKISHAVKRTGSIRLHGMLSRASVRGPGGQKTPTARLQAASSSLPEGAFPLCTPQTALQASPGEASAPPPDSSLSQPPLSSTSDLGRFQSPSDLSSLDQSSARHLSSQNAAAAAAFGSASLMNQAFSDPTWSPQLTEPSGGYDASPAPAAGDGLSRSVAEGDGSVVKKADVFPWFPFDENTLDPFRTPPGTQEVQAPERAGPFLFSPEQQENIFQSRPKEGDKLLRTPLPEKETGLFQTPLPNGALVYRDPFSADNDLFSFSDHPPSEALSLSTNGIQRSPDGDPFFQRGPMEAQGSVVLPAPLSQSANRPSGSPNWSVCVNTSSASSSAPAADTITVTAPRAALSPNLSDAADIFSPAVDPGTGVAPTSRPPTPARPDVPPAVTLTTPMGSNRGILQPTPFALALASMATAQPSPTPSGSAFSRPPKPVPRGRPQRPAGLVLRPTESPAGQHASPAPGKTPPKTPPKAPPRPTLPATLRFSPSSPLTPEPLTSEPLTSEPLILEPLTLKPALAPALALSPIGPSNPFTTQGPTPTLTPITASNPEPWMVQKPTLTPTPTSTSTPNTQLSEPHPLPSATPRLNTTTSASLTHVTAPTPTPKPVPRLKQAAEKDPPEGDVVYLDIVLNGQERCVEDWPEDSPQLDPEFKPSGTFRLRRESMRVNGLSDGDGYSPLDNPEKKRGRKFRTSTFLKGSLKDKYRNVSNDGKGETLLRASKRDKEDKDDISDYSFSKSSMEAFPETSLYEDEMEEEMDHKPKSKAKLRLGTFLRKGSEASVLHSKADGDQVNASQWDDSRWCQETQDEDGQRLKVQKSDSVARRWSEGMLLDDEDEGMKKGTSDGDIKKKNKLEIKFVPRRGFAISRVAKEEESKGASGYSPKRGSKGYVFEDLNTANIYTPQSTGKAAFLEEDYYGSNVSAGLNGDDFHHDMKDCRPKTQVSKYPLVKRRSSKEDMLEECSPYRPEGFSEKWEDGEEKEMDYAKQKNPKHKSHKQKPSQKKVFLHASPMGSFLEDEDYQQGEGGPPSPWGPYEEEENGMDLSKPHKRLPKLKGIKKHKAKSGTLDVDPPGATSSDYFQSEAAAAEWLSAQRDERAMAGLEKGEEDGDTDSLMEWWNTVEQWDEVPSDDEDLDMKEDETKSFTALAHKVHRGLSVFDKVFTERAELLWQHIVALHAVTDDISSFHRKAKIASITGGTTTAVGGVAAIAGLALIPVTFGASLLLTAVGVGVVAAGGITSASASISDNINNMHDRKKLEVLLKAYEALLLDLGRVLRFVGQGLYRLRGHPLLRAGNQHYAAAWEVRRAVQTIGQVDEPVARAQALAEDSVVVLRGLFQGMDKYFVKDSRELKRGAKAELVTEVRGVVGQLNDGLVELSAIRQELQDATGGV, encoded by the exons ggtAGCATCAGGCTACATGGGATGCTATCACGGGCCTCCGTGAGG GGGCCCGGTGGCCAAAAGACCCCCACGGCGCGTCTTCAGGcggcctcttcctctctccctgaaGGAGCATTCCCGCTCTGCACTCCTCAAACGGCGCTCCAGGCATCCCCTGGGGAGGCCTCCGCTCCGCCTCCCGACTCCTCCCTGTCCCAGCCGCCCCTGAGCTCGACCTCTGACCTGGGTCGATTCCAGAGCCCGTCCGATCTCTCCAGCCTGGATCAATCATCCGCCCGGCACCTGTCGTCACAgaacgcggcggcggcggcggcgtttgGGAGCGCGTCGTTGATGAACCAGGCGTTCTCTGACCCGACGTGGTCGCCCCAGCTCACAGAGCCGTCCGGCGGGTACGACGCGTCCCCCGCCCCCGCGGCGGGAGACGGGCTCAGCCGCTCCGTGGCGGAAGGCGACGGGTCCGTTGTCAAAAAGGCGGACGTGTTCCCGTGGTTCCCCTTTGACGAGAACACCCTCGATCCGTTCAGAACCCCGCCGGGCACCCAAGAGGTCCAGGCTCCGGAGCGCGCGGgccccttcctcttctctccggAGCAGCAGGAGAACATCTTCCAATCCCGGCCCAAGGAAGGAGACAAACTACTCCGGACCCCTCTCCCGGAGAAGGAGACCGGTTTGTTCCAGACGCCGCTCCCGAACGGAGCCCTCGTCTACAGAGATCCCTTCTCTGCGGACAACGACCTGTTCAGTTTCTCAGATCACCCGCCGAGTGAGGCGCTGTCGCTCTCGACCAACGGGATCCAGCGTTCTCCCGACGGCGACCCGTTCTTCCAGCGAGGGCCTATGGAAGCACAGGGGTCCGTCGTACTCCCCGCCCCCTTGTCGCAGTCCGCAAACCGACCTTCCGGCAGTCCTAATTGGTCGGTTTGCGTCAACACCAGCAGCGCTTCCAgctccgcccccgccgccgacACCATCACCGTCACGGCCCCCCGCGCCGCGCTTTCCCCCAACCTTTCCGACGCGGCGGACATTTTCTCTCCCGCCGTCGATCCCGGGACGGGCGTGGCTCCGACGTCCCGCCCTCCAACGCCGGCCCGCCCCGACGTACCGCCGGCCGTGACGCTGACCACCCCCATGGGATCGAATCGTGGCATACTCCAACCGACGCCCTTCGCTCTGGCCCTGGCTTCCATGGCAACGGCGCAACCGTCCCCGACGCCGTCG GGCAGCGCCTTCAGCAGACCTCCGAAGCCTGTGCCGCGTGGCAGACCccagcggcccgcgggcctggTACTCCGGCCAACAGAGAGTCCG GCTGGGCAACATGCTTCTCCAGCGCCCGGCAAGACTCCACCGAAGACACCACCCAAAGCTCCACCCAGACCGACCCTACCGGCCACCCTCAGGTTCTCCCCTAGCTCGCCCTTAACTCCAGAACCCTTAACTTCAGAACCCTTAACTTCAGAACCCTTAATTCTAGAACCCTTAACACTCAAGCCAGCACTAGCCCCCGCCCTCGCCCTCAGCCCCATCGGCCCCTCAAACCCCTTCACCACCCAAGGAccgacccccaccctcacccccatcaCAGCCTCGAACCCAGAACCCTGGATGGTCCAGaaacccaccctcacccccaccccgacCTCCACGTCAACCCCAAACACTCAACTCTCAGAGCCACACCCCTTGCCCTCAGCCACCCCAAGActgaacaccaccacctccgcctcaCTGACCCACGTCACGGCTCCAACGCCGACCCCCAAGCCGGTTCCTCGCCTCAAACAAGCTGCAGAG AAGGATCCCCCTGAAGGGGACGTCGTCTATCTGGACATCGTGCTCAACGGCCAG GAGAGATGTGTTGAAGACTGGCCCGAGGACAGTCCTCAGCTGGACCCCGAATTCAAACCG TCTGGAACCTTCCGGCTGCGCAGAGAATCAATGAGG GTGAACGGTCTCTCTGATGGAGATGGCTACAGCCCTCTGGACAATCCTGAGAAg aaaagaggaagaaaatTCAGAACGTCAACTTTCCTCAAAGGCTCgcttaag GATAAATATCGGAATGTGTCAAACGACGGCAAAGGTGAAACGCTTCTCAGGGCGTCAAAG CGTGACAAAGAAGACAAAGATGACATCAGCGACTACTCCTTCTCCAAGAGTTCAATG GAGGCTTTTCCAGAAACTAGCCTTTACGAAGACGAGATGGAAGAGGAAATGGACCACAAGCCG aagaGTAAGGCCAAGCTTCGGCTTGGCACCTTTCTCCGCAAGGGTTCCGAGGCGTCTGTCCTCCACAGCAAGGCAGACGGCGACCAGGTGAATGCCAGCCAATGGGACGACAGCCGATGGTGTCAGGAAACGCAG GATGAGGACGGACAAAGGCTGAAGGTCCAGAAGAGCGACTCCGTAGCGCGGCGATGGTCTGAG GGTATGCTCCTGGATGATGAAGACGAGGGTATGAAGAAGGGGACGAGCGACGGTGACATT aagaagaaaaacaaattgGAAATCAAGTTTGTTCCACGGAGGGGTTTCGCCATCAGCAGAGTGGCG AAAGAGGAGGAATCGAAAGGGGCTTCCGGCTACTCGCCCAAAAGAGGctctaag GGCTATGTGTTCGAGGACCTGAACACTGCAAATATCTACACTCCTCAGTCTACTGGCAAA GCAGCGTTCCTGGAAGAGGATTACTACGGTTCCAACGTTTCGGCGGGACTCAACGGAGACGACTTCCACCACGACATGAAGGACTGCAGACCG AAAACCCAAGTGTCTAAATATCCGCTCGTGAAGCGCCGAAGCTCCAAG GAGGACATGCTGGAGGAGTGCAGCCCTTATCGCCCCGAAGGGTTCTCTGAGAAgtgggaggatggagaggagaaggaaatgGATTACGCCAAACAG aaAAATCCCAAACACAAAAGTCATAAACAGAAGCCGTCCCAGAAGAAGGTGTTCCTCCACGCGTCCCCCATG GGCTCCTTCCTGGAGGACGAAGACTACCAACAGGGTGAAGGGGGTCCCCCCAGCCCTTGGGGGCcgtacgaggaggaggagaacgggaTGGACCTCTCAAAACCC CATAAGAGGTTGCCCAAACTAAAAGGGATTAAGAAGCACAAAGCAAAG AGTGGGACCCTGGATGTGGACCCCCCAGGAGCCACCTCTAGTGACTACTTCCAGTCCGAGGCTGCCGCG gcgGAGTGGTTGTCCGCCCAGAGGGACGAGCGTGCTATGGCTGGgctggagaagggggaggaggatggg GACACCGACAGTCTGATGGAGTGGTGGAACACAGTGGAGC aaTGGGACGAGGTGCCTTCAGATGATGAGGACCTCGACATGAAGGAAGACGAGACAAA gtcgtTCACCGCCCTGGCGCACAAGGTGCACCGCGGCCTCAGCGTGTTCGACAAGGTGTTCACGGAGCGCGCCGAGCTGCTCTGGCAGCACATCGTCGCGCTGCACGCCGTCACGGACGACATCAGCAGCTTCCACCGCAAGGCCAAGATCGCCAGCATCACGGGCGGCACCACCACGGCCGTGGGGGGCGTGGCCGCCATCGCCGGCCTGGCGCTGATCCCCGTGACCTTCGGCGCCTCGCTGCTGCTCACGgccgtgggcgtgggcgtggtgGCGGCCGGCGGCATCACCTCGGCCTCCGCCTCCATCTcggacaacatcaacaacatgcACGACCGCAAGAAG CTGGAGGTGCTCCTGAAGGCCTACGAGGCCCTCCTGCTGGACCTGGGCCGGGTGCTGCGCTTCGTGGGCCAGGGGCTGTACCGGCTGCGGGGCCACCCCCTGCTGCGGGCGGGGAACCAGCACTACGCCGCCGCCTGGGAGGTGCGGCGGGCGGTGCAGACCATCGGCCAGGTGGACGAGCCCGTGGCGCGCGCCCAGGCGCTGGCCGAGGACTCGGTGGTGGTCCTGCGGGGGCTCTTCCAGGGCATGGACAAGTACTTCGTGAAGGACTCGCGGGAGCTGAAGCGCGGCGCCAAGGCGGAGCTGGTGACGGAGGTGCGCGGGGTGGTGGGGCAGCTCAACGACGGCCTGGTGGAGCTCAGCGCCATCAGGCAGGAGCTGCAGGACGCCACCGGCGGGGTGTGA